The Coffea eugenioides isolate CCC68of chromosome 8, Ceug_1.0, whole genome shotgun sequence genome has a segment encoding these proteins:
- the LOC113780817 gene encoding 17.1 kDa class II heat shock protein-like, producing MISRALLLHFTEIQHRIESTAHPGRNGFQKLRNGYMGFGIDNLILSTIQDMLELSEEHDKGNQNNPSRAYVRDAKAMARTPADIKEYPDSYALVVDMPGIKANEIKVQVEDDNVLVVSGERKREKEEGVKYLKMERRAGKSMRKFVLPENANLDTIAAVSQDGVLTVTVQKFPPPQTKKHKTIQVKAG from the exons ATGATCTCTCGTGCATTACTGCTG CATTTCACAGAAATTCAGCATCGCATAGAATCTACTGCTCATCCAGGTAGGAATGGATTTCAGAAACTTAGGAATGGATACATGGGCTTTGGAATTGACAATTTGATATTGTCAACCATCCAGGACATGCTAGAGTTGAGCGAGGAGCATGACAAGGGAAACCAAAACAATCCCTCCAGAGCCTATGTCCGAGATGCAAAGGCAATGGCAAGAACACCAGCTGATATCAAAGAATATCCCGACTCCTACGCGTTGGTGGTGGATATGCCAGGCATCAAAGCCAATGAGATCAAGGTGCAGGTTGAGGATGACAATGTGCTGGTGGTGAGCGgagaaaggaagagagagaaagaggagGGAGTTAAGTATTTGAAGATGGAGAGGAGAGCTGGCAAGTCCATGAGGAAGTTTGTGCTGCCTGAAAATGCTAATCTTGATACCATTGCTGCTGTCTCCCAAGATGGGGTGCTGACTGTTACTGTTCAGAAATTTCCCCCTCCCCAGACCAAGAAGCACAAGACAATTCAGGTCAAAGCCGGTTGA
- the LOC113779232 gene encoding 17.1 kDa class II heat shock protein-like has translation MEMALKDMGLDSSMVAAIYDMLDVMDDTSESKPQHPSRAYIRDTKAMKATPADIIEYPKAYHFVLDMPGLKSDQIRVHLEDGNLLVVSGERRREKEKEKEKEKEDGVKYIRMERRFGKMLKKFILPENANKEKICATYQDGVLSVVVEKSPPPEPKKPKVIEVKIGQHEGGGGGGGEASQEVRTEGSQGPADTEKDGQEATKTQ, from the coding sequence ATGGAGATGGCATTGAAGGATATGGGGCTCGACAGTTCAATGGTGGCAGCAATTTATGACATGCTAGACGTGATGGATGATACATCCGAGAGTAAGCCCCAGCACCCATCACGGGCCTATATTCGGGACACCAAAGCCATGAAAGCTACCCCCGCCGACATCATCGAGTATCCTAAAGCCTATCACTTCGTGCTAGATATGCCGGGGCTGAAATCCGACCAAATCAGGGTCCATTTGGAGGACGGCAACTTGCTGGTGGTAAGCGGGGAGCGAAGGAGGGAGAaagagaaggagaaggagaaggagaaggaagaTGGTGTCAAGTATATAAGGATGGAGAGGAGATTTGGGAAGATGCTGAAGAAGTTCATCTTGCCTGAGAATGCCAACAAGGAGAAAATCTGTGCTACTTATCAGGACGGGGTGTTGAGTGTTGTGGTGGAAAAGTCACCCCCGCCGGAGCCCAAGAAGCCGAAGGTGATTGAGGTGAAAATAGGTCAACatgaaggaggaggaggaggaggaggagaagcaAGTCAGGAAGTTAGAACTGAAGGCAGCCAGGGACCAGCAGATACCGAAAAAGACGGTCAGGAGGCAACTAAAACTCAGTGA
- the LOC113779745 gene encoding casein kinase II subunit beta-3 isoform X2 yields the protein MVRENDGVEKKKRKRNNGGGEEGEQEKKMYRGGGGSKAVPAGFVLEGDRKRINEALDKHLERSSPSTSVTTTTTATGRALNGKDHHRSSSMFKTNSDNHHFKDAKASDAEESETDSEESDVSGSDGEDTSWISWFCNLRGNEFFCEVDDDYIQDDFNLCGLSSQVPYYDYALDLILDVESSHEEQNELVESAAEMLYGLIHVRYILTTKGLAAMLEKYKNAEFGRCPRVFCCGQPCLPVGPSDVPRQSTVKIYCPKCEDIYTPRSRFQENIDGAYFGTTFPHLFLMTYGNLKPQKPGQGYVPRVFGFKVHKP from the exons ATGG TACGAGAAAACGACGGCgtagagaagaagaagaggaagaggaacAACGGCGGCGGAGAAGAAGGGGAGCAGGAGAAGAAGATGTATAGGGGAGGTGGAGGGTCGAAAGCAGTGCCGGCTGGATTTGTGTTGGAGGGTGATCGGAAGCGGATTAATGAAGCATTAGATAAACATCTCGAACGATCCTCGCCGTCTACGTCGGTGACCACCACTACCACAGCCACCGGCAGGGCTCTCAACGGGAAAGATCATCATCGCTCGTCGTCCATGTTTAAGACTAACAGTGACAATCACCATTTCAAGGACGCCAAAGCCTCTGACG CTGAGGAATCAGAAACGGACAGTGAAGAGTCAGATGTTAGTGGTTCAGATGGGGAAGACACATCTTGGATATCATGGTTTTGCAATCTTCGTGGCAACGAGTTTTTCTGTGAAGTTGATGATGATTACATTCAAGATGATTTTAACCTTTGTGGTTTAAGCAGCCAAGTTCCCTATTATGACTATGCTCTTGATTTGATTCTGGATGTCGAGTCTTCTCATG AGGAACAGAATGAATTAGTTGAATCAGCAGCTGAGATGCTTTATGGCCTGATACATGTTCGCTACATACTGACAACAAAAGGATTGGCAGCTATG CTAGAGAAATACAAGAATGCCGAATTTGGGAGATGCCCCAGAGTGTTTTGCTGTGGACAACCTTGCCTACCAGTTGGTCCATCTGATGTTCCTCGTCAAAGCACAGTGAAAATTTATTGTCCCAAGTGTGAAGATATCTACACACCAAGATCCAGGTTTCAGGAGa ACATCGATGGAGCCTATTTCGGAACAACATTTCCTCATTTGTTCCTGATGACTTACGGAAATCTGAAGCCACAGAAGCCAGGTCAGGGCTATGTACCTAGGGTTTTTGGTTTTAAGGTCCACAAGCCATGA
- the LOC113779745 gene encoding putative casein kinase II subunit beta-4 isoform X3, giving the protein MYRGGGGSKAVPAGFVLEGDRKRINEALDKHLERSSPSTSVTTTTTATGRALNGKDHHRSSSMFKTNSDNHHFKDAKASDAEESETDSEESDVSGSDGEDTSWISWFCNLRGNEFFCEVDDDYIQDDFNLCGLSSQVPYYDYALDLILDVESSHGDMFTEEQNELVESAAEMLYGLIHVRYILTTKGLAAMLEKYKNAEFGRCPRVFCCGQPCLPVGPSDVPRQSTVKIYCPKCEDIYTPRSRFQENIDGAYFGTTFPHLFLMTYGNLKPQKPGQGYVPRVFGFKVHKP; this is encoded by the exons ATGTATAGGGGAGGTGGAGGGTCGAAAGCAGTGCCGGCTGGATTTGTGTTGGAGGGTGATCGGAAGCGGATTAATGAAGCATTAGATAAACATCTCGAACGATCCTCGCCGTCTACGTCGGTGACCACCACTACCACAGCCACCGGCAGGGCTCTCAACGGGAAAGATCATCATCGCTCGTCGTCCATGTTTAAGACTAACAGTGACAATCACCATTTCAAGGACGCCAAAGCCTCTGACG CTGAGGAATCAGAAACGGACAGTGAAGAGTCAGATGTTAGTGGTTCAGATGGGGAAGACACATCTTGGATATCATGGTTTTGCAATCTTCGTGGCAACGAGTTTTTCTGTGAAGTTGATGATGATTACATTCAAGATGATTTTAACCTTTGTGGTTTAAGCAGCCAAGTTCCCTATTATGACTATGCTCTTGATTTGATTCTGGATGTCGAGTCTTCTCATG GAGATATGTTTACAGAGGAACAGAATGAATTAGTTGAATCAGCAGCTGAGATGCTTTATGGCCTGATACATGTTCGCTACATACTGACAACAAAAGGATTGGCAGCTATG CTAGAGAAATACAAGAATGCCGAATTTGGGAGATGCCCCAGAGTGTTTTGCTGTGGACAACCTTGCCTACCAGTTGGTCCATCTGATGTTCCTCGTCAAAGCACAGTGAAAATTTATTGTCCCAAGTGTGAAGATATCTACACACCAAGATCCAGGTTTCAGGAGa ACATCGATGGAGCCTATTTCGGAACAACATTTCCTCATTTGTTCCTGATGACTTACGGAAATCTGAAGCCACAGAAGCCAGGTCAGGGCTATGTACCTAGGGTTTTTGGTTTTAAGGTCCACAAGCCATGA
- the LOC113779745 gene encoding putative casein kinase II subunit beta-4 isoform X1, whose amino-acid sequence MVRENDGVEKKKRKRNNGGGEEGEQEKKMYRGGGGSKAVPAGFVLEGDRKRINEALDKHLERSSPSTSVTTTTTATGRALNGKDHHRSSSMFKTNSDNHHFKDAKASDAEESETDSEESDVSGSDGEDTSWISWFCNLRGNEFFCEVDDDYIQDDFNLCGLSSQVPYYDYALDLILDVESSHGDMFTEEQNELVESAAEMLYGLIHVRYILTTKGLAAMLEKYKNAEFGRCPRVFCCGQPCLPVGPSDVPRQSTVKIYCPKCEDIYTPRSRFQENIDGAYFGTTFPHLFLMTYGNLKPQKPGQGYVPRVFGFKVHKP is encoded by the exons ATGG TACGAGAAAACGACGGCgtagagaagaagaagaggaagaggaacAACGGCGGCGGAGAAGAAGGGGAGCAGGAGAAGAAGATGTATAGGGGAGGTGGAGGGTCGAAAGCAGTGCCGGCTGGATTTGTGTTGGAGGGTGATCGGAAGCGGATTAATGAAGCATTAGATAAACATCTCGAACGATCCTCGCCGTCTACGTCGGTGACCACCACTACCACAGCCACCGGCAGGGCTCTCAACGGGAAAGATCATCATCGCTCGTCGTCCATGTTTAAGACTAACAGTGACAATCACCATTTCAAGGACGCCAAAGCCTCTGACG CTGAGGAATCAGAAACGGACAGTGAAGAGTCAGATGTTAGTGGTTCAGATGGGGAAGACACATCTTGGATATCATGGTTTTGCAATCTTCGTGGCAACGAGTTTTTCTGTGAAGTTGATGATGATTACATTCAAGATGATTTTAACCTTTGTGGTTTAAGCAGCCAAGTTCCCTATTATGACTATGCTCTTGATTTGATTCTGGATGTCGAGTCTTCTCATG GAGATATGTTTACAGAGGAACAGAATGAATTAGTTGAATCAGCAGCTGAGATGCTTTATGGCCTGATACATGTTCGCTACATACTGACAACAAAAGGATTGGCAGCTATG CTAGAGAAATACAAGAATGCCGAATTTGGGAGATGCCCCAGAGTGTTTTGCTGTGGACAACCTTGCCTACCAGTTGGTCCATCTGATGTTCCTCGTCAAAGCACAGTGAAAATTTATTGTCCCAAGTGTGAAGATATCTACACACCAAGATCCAGGTTTCAGGAGa ACATCGATGGAGCCTATTTCGGAACAACATTTCCTCATTTGTTCCTGATGACTTACGGAAATCTGAAGCCACAGAAGCCAGGTCAGGGCTATGTACCTAGGGTTTTTGGTTTTAAGGTCCACAAGCCATGA
- the LOC113781065 gene encoding coiled-coil domain-containing protein 97, translating to MVQREETPTSTGLLSSESMNNMSERLSKLDNLYFPRAIQPSATTAAQRQSLLLDLLSRDAAVFLERYGSELTPDELKEFDVLKGDYEINWHLNHLRSVLSPTAEELKSRSTRIKNRRLAYLDKLISDGQYFSEDEMREREPYLHHEFVGKFQDPSGRSMARPGERWSETLMRRSEEAMLVQKIRGEQQRLGVAERDWVGNEEAQEEGESQSESESEEEEEEEEEEEEEEEDGNNDEREYMKTHVANGTSQVQEVPIDDISAGNNGQPTASKPAEEESLSLEEMQDRMDQFIYIMKQKFLSGEDHQHMDYSKIDEDESLDDHWMKEANDDAEEKYFDDI from the exons ATGGTGCAGCGGGAGGAGACGCCGACCTCGACTGGGCTGCTGAGCAGCGAATCCATGAATAACATGTCCGAGAGACTATCCAAGCTCGATAATTTGTACTTTCCTCGAGCAATCCAACCCTCAGCCACCACCGCCGCCCAACGCCAGTCCCTCCTCCTTGACCTCCTCTCTCGTGACGCCGCAGTTTTCTTAG AGAGATATGGATCAGAATTAACACCAGATGAGCTTAAGGAATTTGATGTTTTAAAAGGTGATTATGAAATCAATTGGCATTTAAATCACTTACGAAGTGTGCTTAGTCCAACAGCGGAGGAGTTGAAGTCTAGGTCTACAAGAATTAAGAATAGAAGGCTGGCATATTTAGATAAATTAATTAGTGACGGGCAGTATTTCTCAGAGGATGAAATGAGGGAAAGAGAGCCTTACCTGCACCATGAGTTTGTAGGGAAGTTTCAGGATCCTAGTGGGAGGAGCATGGCTAGGCCTGGGGAGAGGTGGTCAGAAACTTTGATGAGGCGTTCTGAAGAGGCAATGCTAGTTCAGAAAATTAGGGGGGAGCAGCAGCGGCTAGGTGTTGCCGAGAGAGATTGGGTGGGTAATGAGGAAGCACAAGAAGAGGGAGAATCACAATCAGAATCAGaatcagaagaagaagaagaagaagaagaagaagaagaagaagaggaagaagatggCAATAACGATGAGAGAGAATACATGAAGACTCATGTTGCTAATGGGACTTCACAAGTTCAGGAG GTGCCCATAGATGATATTTCAGCTGGAAATAATGGACAACCCACAGCGAGTAAACCTGCTGAGGAGGAAAGTTTATCCTTGGAAGAGATGCAAGATCGCATGGACCAGTTTATCTACATCATGAAGCAAAAATTTTTATCAGGGGAAGATCATCAGCATATGGATTATTCGAAAATTGACGAGGATGAGAGTTTAGATGATCACTGGATGAAAGAAGCAAATGATGATGCAGAAGAGAAGTATTTCGATGACATTTGA